A window of the Lolium perenne isolate Kyuss_39 chromosome 7, Kyuss_2.0, whole genome shotgun sequence genome harbors these coding sequences:
- the LOC127316862 gene encoding large ribosomal subunit protein eL31, which translates to MADKKGGAPRKEEVVTREYTVNLHKRLHGCTFKKKAPNAIKELRKFAQKAMGTSDVRIDVKLNKHIWSSGIRSVPRRVRVRIARRRNDEEDAKEELYSLVTVAEVPAEGLKGLGTKVVDDTD; encoded by the exons atggcgGACAAGAAGGGAGGAGCGCCGAGGAAGGAGGAGGTGGTCACCAGGGAGTACACCGTCAACCTCCACAAGCGCCTCCATGGCTG TACATTCAAGAAGAAGGCTCCCAATGCCATCAAGGAGCTGAGGAAGTTCGCGCAGAAGGCTATGGGCACCTCAGATGTCAGGATCGACGTGAAGCTCAACAAGCACATCTGGAGCAGTGGGATCAGAAGCGTGCCCCGTAGGGTTCGCGTGAGGATTGCCCGCAGGAGGAACGACGAGGAGGACGCCAAGGAGGAGCTCTACTCTCTGGTCACTGTTGCCGAGGTGCCTGCTGAGGGTTTGAAGGGGCTGGGAACCAAGGTCGTCGACGACACTGATTAG
- the LOC127316861 gene encoding uncharacterized protein gives MGAKENGEVRDEKRVGSDYEPARASVSSQGEARGKEDSRVKRVSVGSKKLLRKDTKENSPRMAKSSTSRPVQNKLQPKASNNTLNRSPKPWNAGNAAKTLEVRRPGIVKIPSRAPSELSEETDDLVSEAGTTDDRCSEEAKEIDVLDEAPHCDQSTGTDDEIVDIEEKIVDDDKTVLHKKNVELQSKLEKLEQELREVAALEVSLYSVLPEHGSSAHKVHTPARRLSRLYIHASKVWSSDKRASVAKNTVSGLVFVAKSCSNDASRLTFWLSNTVVLREIISKSFDISHQLTPTRTANSVNDGAQWFDGKSTAMLWKNNSNGKQTKHAVLQIPDDWKETSTLLAALERIESWIFSRIVETVWWQALTPHMQTPAEGSSTPKARRVSGPSLGDQQQGAFSVNLWKAAFHDVFSRICPLRAGGHECGCLPVLAKLVMEQCVARLDVAMFNAILRESASEIPTDPISDPIVDAKVLPIPAGELSFGSGAQLKNSIGNWSRWLTDNLGIDADDSDDEDLDIGNGSDERRGAAKAKSFQLLNELSDLLMLPKDMLLEKSIRKEICPSVGLPLVTRILCNFTPDEFCPDPVPSIVLEDLNSESLLERGAGKDVISAFPCIAAPIAYRRPSQQDVALKVSVTGGNTKLDRKASMVERRGYTSDDDLDDLDSPLASLFDKSAPSSPSDGVPHFSARRGASMENARYSLLREVWSEERQ, from the exons ATGGGTGCCAAAGAGAATGGGGAAGTGAGAGATGAGAAGAGAGTTGGATCAGATTATGAGCCAGCTAGAGCTTCTGTCTCATCACAAGGTGAGGCTCGTGGTAAGGAAGATAGTAGAGTGAAGAGAGTTTCAGTGGGTTCAAAGAAGCTCTTGAGAAAAGATACAAAAGAAAATAGCCCCCGCATGGCCAAAAGTAGCACCAGTCGACCAGTTCAAAACAAGCTGCAACCGAAagcatcaaacaacactctgaacAGATCTCCGAAACCATGGAACGCAGGTAATGCTGCTAAAACGCTTGAAGTTAGAAGGCCAGGTATTGTAAAAATCCCTTCTCGTGCTCCATCAGAACTGTCTGAGGAAACAGATGATCTGGTTAGTGAGGCTGGAACCACTGATGATAGATGCAGTGAAGAGGCCAAAGAGATTGATGTGTTAGATGAAGCTCCACATTGCGATCAGAGTACAGGTACTGATGATGAAATTGTTGATATTGAAGAAAAGATAGTTGATGATGACAAAACAGTTCTACATAAAAAGAATGTGGAACTACAGTCAAAACTTGAGAAGTTGGAGCAGGAACTTCGTGAAGTTGCAGCACTCGAAGTTTCTCTGTACTCTGTATTGCCTGAGCATGGAAGTTCAGCACATAAGGTGCATACCCCAGCTCGGCGTCTTTCTAGGCTTTACATTCATGCGTCCAAGGTTTGGTCCTCAGATAAGAGAGCTTCAGTAGCAAAAAACACTGTTTCTGGTCTTGTTTTTGTTGCGAAGTCCTGCAGTAATGATGCTTCAAG GTTAACATTCTGGCTGTCCAATACAGTTGTCCTCAGGGAGATAATCTCAAAATCTTTTGACATTTCACATCAATTGACTCCAACCAGGACGGCTAACAGTGTAAATGATGGTGCACAGTGGTTTGACGGGAAATCCACGGCAATGCTATGGAAAAACAACTCCAATGGAAAGCAAACCAAACATGCTGTACTGCAGATACCAGATGATTGGAAGGAAACAAGTACACTTTTAGCTGCACTAGAGAGGATTGAATCCTGGATATTTTCTCGGATTGTCGAGACAGTGTGGTGGCAG GCATTAACTCCTCACATGCAAACCCCAGCAGAAGGTTCCTCAACCCCAAAGGCTAGGAGAGTGTCAGGCCCTTCTTTGGGTGATCAGCAGCAAGGCGCCTTTTCTGTTAACTTGTGGAAGGCTGCATTTCACGACGTGTTCAGCAGGATTTGCCCCCTTCGTGCTGGTGGTCATGAGTGTGGCTGTTTGCCAGTATTAGCAAAACTG GTGATGGAGCAATGTGTAGCCCGTTTAGATGTTGCAATGTTCAATGCCATCCTTCGTGAATCAGCTAGCGAGATACCCACTGATCCTATATCTGACCCAATCGTTGACGCAAAAGTCCTGCCAATTCCAGCCGGCGAGCTAAGCTTTGGATCAGGCGCGCAGCTGAAAAACTCT ATCGGAAATTGGTCGAGATGGTTGACGGATAACCTGGGCATTGATGCTGATGACTCTGACGACGAAGATCTTGACATAGGAAATGGCAGCGATGAAAGAAGAGGTGCAGCTAAAGCGAAATCTTTTCAACTGCTCAATGAACTGAGTGATctactgatgctcccgaaggacATGCTTCTTGAAAAGTCTATCAGGAAAGAG ATCTGCCCTTCTGTCGGTCTTCCATTAGTAACAAGAATCCTCTGCAACTTCACCCCTGATGAGTTCTGCCCCGATCCTGTTCCTAGCATAGTCTTGGAGGACCTGAATTCTGAG AGCTTGCTGGAGCGTGGCGCCGGCAAAGATGTGATCAGCGCATTCCCGTGCATCGCTGCTCCTATCGCATACCGCCGCCCTTCCCAACAGGATGTAGCTTTGAAAGTGTCGGTGACCGGAGGCAACACAAAGCTAGACAGGAAAGCCTCGATGGTGGAGAGGAGAGGGTACACCAGCGACGACGATCTTGATGACCTGGACTCCCCCCTTGCATCCCTTTTCGACAAGAGCGCTCCATCTTCGCCATCTGACGGCGTCCCGCATTTCAGTGCTCGGAGAGGAGCTTCCATGGAGAACGCGCGATACAGCCTCCTGAGAGAGGTATGGTCAGAGGAGCGACAGTGA